The following proteins are co-located in the Halictus rubicundus isolate RS-2024b chromosome 1, iyHalRubi1_principal, whole genome shotgun sequence genome:
- the LOC143360621 gene encoding thioredoxin domain-containing protein 11 isoform X3, translating into MGAAVERVHEADFSFVMYYAPWDAESQAVRSEFERVAQYYDSQIFFAAINCWHPSSECRGLYKIQRYPLLMLYPPIEFGIQYTGIRTSQYMIRFLNAAMNPIVRVTHPDQLMDLLVNYDAVVVGYFNFTRLDRTPGYKEFHKAAISALETDPNRELVFAIVTSALAGERDHKVYKFPSADLMMWNEFLRYPEDSEWTSENILSWIRSSLHQPALWLQPPGVKALTLAPYLKERPVLFLFTPRNPLHLENYNYNLIREVGLQYLNCADSVLAKNIFNRLGFNRRTAIDRHSERNRQCAKILKENKYQSNEPVVNVSIQRWINESCCANVVMNKCSSCKKNAPKTAESETSVCRLDSDKLGHMCKGADIFKVSTMEDLQEKNDVCCKKAHVPAKLQQGFKFKSQRQKASSFAGNEYDAQSADAVKQNNLKQECIRWITANKYHPPVFPHDYHDQPDINLTVSACKMNTSLRLIAIDSLHYYHFAEALGIDVLKRKDKTAVVILDAAHESQYVLQDDFNRYTLIQLINNYAQGLLQRTLRSSNSRRYAQKFKSNVTCETKDAQSVCIPELTTENFLDTILDSTKDVVVMYHSPYCAFCSAISYTYLTVAHYLRKMDHLLFVRVDGDNNDLPWEYNINRFPSILFFPAKRKEDSTMYPFSLPITIPNLVNFVLANLDGDSHVEALVNICESGAGEQPDTCIARTRWLCLDIIERLLRDYRKFIRHVNLLGRKSAKNKRKIILSKLAHIKDIHLMLGSTNDLRNDQRKVKLIRKKYRKYYRNIRLHELDSQMNSTQTEKAIPRRNISGRERIKSEL; encoded by the exons ATGGGAGCAGCGGTAGAGAGGGTTCACGAAGCAGATTTTAGTTTTGTTATGTACTATGCCCCATGGGATGCTGAGAGTCAAGCTGTGCGTTCAGAGTTTGAAAGAGTTGCTCAGTACTATGATTCACAG ATATTCTTTGCTGCTATTAACTGCTGGCATCCAAGCTCGGAATGTAGAGGACTgtataaaattcaaagatacCCGCTCTTAATGCTCTATCCGCCGATAGAATTTGGTATACAGTACACAGGCATTCGTACTTCGCAGTACATGATTCGTTTTCTTAATGCAGCAATGAATCCGATAGTTAGGGTCACCCATCCAGATCAGCTGATGGATTTACTTGTGAATTATGAT GCTGTAGTAGTaggatattttaattttacaagATTAGATAGAACACCTGGTTACAAAGAATTTCACAAGGCTGCTATTAGTGCTTTAGAGACCGATCCTAACAGAGAATTGGTGTTTGCTATTGTTACCAGTGCATTAGCCGGTGAAAGGGATCATAAGGTCTATAAATTTCCATCCGCAGATTTGATGATGTGGAACGAGTTTCTT AGGTATCCAGAAGACTCTGAATGGACGTCCGAAAATATATTAAGTTGGATTAGGAGCTCGTTGCACCAACCGGCGCTATGGCTACAGCCTCCTGGGGTAAAAGCACTCACTTTAGCACCATATTTGAAAGAGAGGCCTGTACTTTTTCTCTTCACACCTCGTAATCCTTTACACcttgaaaattacaattataatttg ATTAGAGAAGTCGGGCTTCAGTATTTAAACTGTGCGGACAGTGTCTTGGCTAAAAATATCTTCAACCGGCTCGGTTTTAATCGCCGCACTGCTATTGATAGACACTCCGAGAGAAACAGACAATGTGCGAAGATCCTGAAGGAGAACAAATATCAATCGAACGAGCCAGTTGTCAATGTGTCTATCCAACGATGGATCAATGAGAGTTGTTGTGCTAATGTTGTAATGAATAAATGTTCTTCGTGTAAGAAAAACGCACCGAAAACTGCAGAAAGCGAAACATCCGTTTGTAGACTTGACTCGGATAAATTAGGCCACATGTGTAAAGGTGCAGATATTTTTAAAGTTTCTACCATGGAGGATCTACAAGAGAAGAATGATGTTTGCTGCAAGAAAGCTCACGTACCTGCGAAGCTACAACAAGGATTCAAATTTAAAAG TCAGAGACAGAAAGCGTCGTCGTTCGCTGGGAACGAATACGACGCGCAATCTGCGGACGCTGTGAAgcaaaataatttaaaacaaGAGTGCATAAGGTGGATAACTGCAAACAAATATCATCCGCCTGTATTTCCACACGATTACCACGACCAACCGGATATAAATTTGACAGTTTCCGCGTGTAAAATGAATACATCATTGCGTCTGATAGCAATCGATAGTTTGCACTACTATCATTTCGCGGAGGCTCTTGGAATAGACGTTCTGAAACGAAAAGATAAGACTGCTGTCGTCATATTAGACGCCGCT cACGAAAGTCAATATGTCCTGCAGGACGATTTTAATCGATATACACTTATACAACTTATAAATAACTATGCTCAAGGTTTGTTACAAAGGACTCTACGGTCAAGTAACTCGAGGCGTTACGCTCAGAAGTTCAAAAGCAATGTTACTTGCGAAACGAAAGACGCGCAGAGCGTGTGTATACCAGAATTAACAACAGAAAACTTCTTAGACACGATTTTAGATTCAACAAAG GATGTGGTTGTGATGTACCATTCTCCTTATTGTGCATTTTGTAGCGCGATTTCATATACATATTTAACAGTGGCTCATTATCTACGTAAAATGGATCATCTTCTATTCGTCAGGGTTGACGGTGATAACAATGATTTACCGTgggagtataatataaatcgATTCCCATCCATTCTATTTTTTCCTGCCAAAAG aaaagaGGATAGCACGATGTATCCATTTTCTCTGCCAATTACCATTCCTAATCTTGTTAACTTCGTCTTGGCGAATTTGGACGGGGACTCGCATGTCGAAGCTCTTGTAAATATTTGCGAGTCTGGAGCTGGCGAGCAACCAGACACGTGCATTGCTCGAACACGTTGGCTGTGTTTAGATATCATTGAACGATTGCTCCGGGATTATCGAAAGTTTATCAGGCACGTTAACTTACTGGGAAGGAAGAGTGCGAAAAACAAGAGGAAAATCATATTGTCGAAGTTAGCGCATATTAAGGACATACACTTGATGTTAGGCTCCACCAACGATCTCAGAAATGATCAACGTAAAGTGAAACTTATTAGGAAGAAATATAGGAAATATTATAGAAATATTAGGTTACACGAGTTAGATAGTCAAATGAATAGCACTCAAACGGAAAAGGCTATTCCACGGCGAAACATTTCTGGAAGAGAGAGGATTAAAAGCGAATTGTGA
- the LOC143360621 gene encoding thioredoxin domain-containing protein 11 isoform X1 — protein MLKEELETSTPRNADNSHTIAPDSGSNDVAKESNQRLAIEERLASKMFSYAREICFYLAVTFTVLTALHSSSPKVSKPPIAKPFFNYSSIVLDFYKGHMGAAVERVHEADFSFVMYYAPWDAESQAVRSEFERVAQYYDSQIFFAAINCWHPSSECRGLYKIQRYPLLMLYPPIEFGIQYTGIRTSQYMIRFLNAAMNPIVRVTHPDQLMDLLVNYDAVVVGYFNFTRLDRTPGYKEFHKAAISALETDPNRELVFAIVTSALAGERDHKVYKFPSADLMMWNEFLRYPEDSEWTSENILSWIRSSLHQPALWLQPPGVKALTLAPYLKERPVLFLFTPRNPLHLENYNYNLIREVGLQYLNCADSVLAKNIFNRLGFNRRTAIDRHSERNRQCAKILKENKYQSNEPVVNVSIQRWINESCCANVVMNKCSSCKKNAPKTAESETSVCRLDSDKLGHMCKGADIFKVSTMEDLQEKNDVCCKKAHVPAKLQQGFKFKSQRQKASSFAGNEYDAQSADAVKQNNLKQECIRWITANKYHPPVFPHDYHDQPDINLTVSACKMNTSLRLIAIDSLHYYHFAEALGIDVLKRKDKTAVVILDAAHESQYVLQDDFNRYTLIQLINNYAQGLLQRTLRSSNSRRYAQKFKSNVTCETKDAQSVCIPELTTENFLDTILDSTKDVVVMYHSPYCAFCSAISYTYLTVAHYLRKMDHLLFVRVDGDNNDLPWEYNINRFPSILFFPAKRKEDSTMYPFSLPITIPNLVNFVLANLDGDSHVEALVNICESGAGEQPDTCIARTRWLCLDIIERLLRDYRKFIRHVNLLGRKSAKNKRKIILSKLAHIKDIHLMLGSTNDLRNDQRKVKLIRKKYRKYYRNIRLHELDSQMNSTQTEKAIPRRNISGRERIKSEL, from the exons ATGTTGAAGGAAGAGCTGGAAACAAGCACGCCAAGAAATGCTGATAACTCGCACACGATCGCACCGGACTCAGGAAGTAACGACGTGGCCAAGGAGTCGAACCAGAGGCTTGCGATAGAAGAGAGGCTGGCCAGCAAAATGTTCTCCTACGCCAGGGAAATCTGTTTTTACCTCGCGGTCACCTTCACCGTCTTGACCGCGCTGCACAGCTC aTCACCCAAGGTGTCAAAACCACCTATAGCCAagccattttttaattatagttCAATTGTGCTAGATTTTTATAAAGGTCATATGGGAGCAGCGGTAGAGAGGGTTCACGAAGCAGATTTTAGTTTTGTTATGTACTATGCCCCATGGGATGCTGAGAGTCAAGCTGTGCGTTCAGAGTTTGAAAGAGTTGCTCAGTACTATGATTCACAG ATATTCTTTGCTGCTATTAACTGCTGGCATCCAAGCTCGGAATGTAGAGGACTgtataaaattcaaagatacCCGCTCTTAATGCTCTATCCGCCGATAGAATTTGGTATACAGTACACAGGCATTCGTACTTCGCAGTACATGATTCGTTTTCTTAATGCAGCAATGAATCCGATAGTTAGGGTCACCCATCCAGATCAGCTGATGGATTTACTTGTGAATTATGAT GCTGTAGTAGTaggatattttaattttacaagATTAGATAGAACACCTGGTTACAAAGAATTTCACAAGGCTGCTATTAGTGCTTTAGAGACCGATCCTAACAGAGAATTGGTGTTTGCTATTGTTACCAGTGCATTAGCCGGTGAAAGGGATCATAAGGTCTATAAATTTCCATCCGCAGATTTGATGATGTGGAACGAGTTTCTT AGGTATCCAGAAGACTCTGAATGGACGTCCGAAAATATATTAAGTTGGATTAGGAGCTCGTTGCACCAACCGGCGCTATGGCTACAGCCTCCTGGGGTAAAAGCACTCACTTTAGCACCATATTTGAAAGAGAGGCCTGTACTTTTTCTCTTCACACCTCGTAATCCTTTACACcttgaaaattacaattataatttg ATTAGAGAAGTCGGGCTTCAGTATTTAAACTGTGCGGACAGTGTCTTGGCTAAAAATATCTTCAACCGGCTCGGTTTTAATCGCCGCACTGCTATTGATAGACACTCCGAGAGAAACAGACAATGTGCGAAGATCCTGAAGGAGAACAAATATCAATCGAACGAGCCAGTTGTCAATGTGTCTATCCAACGATGGATCAATGAGAGTTGTTGTGCTAATGTTGTAATGAATAAATGTTCTTCGTGTAAGAAAAACGCACCGAAAACTGCAGAAAGCGAAACATCCGTTTGTAGACTTGACTCGGATAAATTAGGCCACATGTGTAAAGGTGCAGATATTTTTAAAGTTTCTACCATGGAGGATCTACAAGAGAAGAATGATGTTTGCTGCAAGAAAGCTCACGTACCTGCGAAGCTACAACAAGGATTCAAATTTAAAAG TCAGAGACAGAAAGCGTCGTCGTTCGCTGGGAACGAATACGACGCGCAATCTGCGGACGCTGTGAAgcaaaataatttaaaacaaGAGTGCATAAGGTGGATAACTGCAAACAAATATCATCCGCCTGTATTTCCACACGATTACCACGACCAACCGGATATAAATTTGACAGTTTCCGCGTGTAAAATGAATACATCATTGCGTCTGATAGCAATCGATAGTTTGCACTACTATCATTTCGCGGAGGCTCTTGGAATAGACGTTCTGAAACGAAAAGATAAGACTGCTGTCGTCATATTAGACGCCGCT cACGAAAGTCAATATGTCCTGCAGGACGATTTTAATCGATATACACTTATACAACTTATAAATAACTATGCTCAAGGTTTGTTACAAAGGACTCTACGGTCAAGTAACTCGAGGCGTTACGCTCAGAAGTTCAAAAGCAATGTTACTTGCGAAACGAAAGACGCGCAGAGCGTGTGTATACCAGAATTAACAACAGAAAACTTCTTAGACACGATTTTAGATTCAACAAAG GATGTGGTTGTGATGTACCATTCTCCTTATTGTGCATTTTGTAGCGCGATTTCATATACATATTTAACAGTGGCTCATTATCTACGTAAAATGGATCATCTTCTATTCGTCAGGGTTGACGGTGATAACAATGATTTACCGTgggagtataatataaatcgATTCCCATCCATTCTATTTTTTCCTGCCAAAAG aaaagaGGATAGCACGATGTATCCATTTTCTCTGCCAATTACCATTCCTAATCTTGTTAACTTCGTCTTGGCGAATTTGGACGGGGACTCGCATGTCGAAGCTCTTGTAAATATTTGCGAGTCTGGAGCTGGCGAGCAACCAGACACGTGCATTGCTCGAACACGTTGGCTGTGTTTAGATATCATTGAACGATTGCTCCGGGATTATCGAAAGTTTATCAGGCACGTTAACTTACTGGGAAGGAAGAGTGCGAAAAACAAGAGGAAAATCATATTGTCGAAGTTAGCGCATATTAAGGACATACACTTGATGTTAGGCTCCACCAACGATCTCAGAAATGATCAACGTAAAGTGAAACTTATTAGGAAGAAATATAGGAAATATTATAGAAATATTAGGTTACACGAGTTAGATAGTCAAATGAATAGCACTCAAACGGAAAAGGCTATTCCACGGCGAAACATTTCTGGAAGAGAGAGGATTAAAAGCGAATTGTGA
- the LOC143360621 gene encoding thioredoxin domain-containing protein 11 isoform X2 — translation MLKEELETSTPRNADNSHTIAPDSGSNDVAKESNQRLAIEERLASKMFSYAREICFYLAVTFTVLTALHSSSIVLDFYKGHMGAAVERVHEADFSFVMYYAPWDAESQAVRSEFERVAQYYDSQIFFAAINCWHPSSECRGLYKIQRYPLLMLYPPIEFGIQYTGIRTSQYMIRFLNAAMNPIVRVTHPDQLMDLLVNYDAVVVGYFNFTRLDRTPGYKEFHKAAISALETDPNRELVFAIVTSALAGERDHKVYKFPSADLMMWNEFLRYPEDSEWTSENILSWIRSSLHQPALWLQPPGVKALTLAPYLKERPVLFLFTPRNPLHLENYNYNLIREVGLQYLNCADSVLAKNIFNRLGFNRRTAIDRHSERNRQCAKILKENKYQSNEPVVNVSIQRWINESCCANVVMNKCSSCKKNAPKTAESETSVCRLDSDKLGHMCKGADIFKVSTMEDLQEKNDVCCKKAHVPAKLQQGFKFKSQRQKASSFAGNEYDAQSADAVKQNNLKQECIRWITANKYHPPVFPHDYHDQPDINLTVSACKMNTSLRLIAIDSLHYYHFAEALGIDVLKRKDKTAVVILDAAHESQYVLQDDFNRYTLIQLINNYAQGLLQRTLRSSNSRRYAQKFKSNVTCETKDAQSVCIPELTTENFLDTILDSTKDVVVMYHSPYCAFCSAISYTYLTVAHYLRKMDHLLFVRVDGDNNDLPWEYNINRFPSILFFPAKRKEDSTMYPFSLPITIPNLVNFVLANLDGDSHVEALVNICESGAGEQPDTCIARTRWLCLDIIERLLRDYRKFIRHVNLLGRKSAKNKRKIILSKLAHIKDIHLMLGSTNDLRNDQRKVKLIRKKYRKYYRNIRLHELDSQMNSTQTEKAIPRRNISGRERIKSEL, via the exons ATGTTGAAGGAAGAGCTGGAAACAAGCACGCCAAGAAATGCTGATAACTCGCACACGATCGCACCGGACTCAGGAAGTAACGACGTGGCCAAGGAGTCGAACCAGAGGCTTGCGATAGAAGAGAGGCTGGCCAGCAAAATGTTCTCCTACGCCAGGGAAATCTGTTTTTACCTCGCGGTCACCTTCACCGTCTTGACCGCGCTGCACAGCTC ttCAATTGTGCTAGATTTTTATAAAGGTCATATGGGAGCAGCGGTAGAGAGGGTTCACGAAGCAGATTTTAGTTTTGTTATGTACTATGCCCCATGGGATGCTGAGAGTCAAGCTGTGCGTTCAGAGTTTGAAAGAGTTGCTCAGTACTATGATTCACAG ATATTCTTTGCTGCTATTAACTGCTGGCATCCAAGCTCGGAATGTAGAGGACTgtataaaattcaaagatacCCGCTCTTAATGCTCTATCCGCCGATAGAATTTGGTATACAGTACACAGGCATTCGTACTTCGCAGTACATGATTCGTTTTCTTAATGCAGCAATGAATCCGATAGTTAGGGTCACCCATCCAGATCAGCTGATGGATTTACTTGTGAATTATGAT GCTGTAGTAGTaggatattttaattttacaagATTAGATAGAACACCTGGTTACAAAGAATTTCACAAGGCTGCTATTAGTGCTTTAGAGACCGATCCTAACAGAGAATTGGTGTTTGCTATTGTTACCAGTGCATTAGCCGGTGAAAGGGATCATAAGGTCTATAAATTTCCATCCGCAGATTTGATGATGTGGAACGAGTTTCTT AGGTATCCAGAAGACTCTGAATGGACGTCCGAAAATATATTAAGTTGGATTAGGAGCTCGTTGCACCAACCGGCGCTATGGCTACAGCCTCCTGGGGTAAAAGCACTCACTTTAGCACCATATTTGAAAGAGAGGCCTGTACTTTTTCTCTTCACACCTCGTAATCCTTTACACcttgaaaattacaattataatttg ATTAGAGAAGTCGGGCTTCAGTATTTAAACTGTGCGGACAGTGTCTTGGCTAAAAATATCTTCAACCGGCTCGGTTTTAATCGCCGCACTGCTATTGATAGACACTCCGAGAGAAACAGACAATGTGCGAAGATCCTGAAGGAGAACAAATATCAATCGAACGAGCCAGTTGTCAATGTGTCTATCCAACGATGGATCAATGAGAGTTGTTGTGCTAATGTTGTAATGAATAAATGTTCTTCGTGTAAGAAAAACGCACCGAAAACTGCAGAAAGCGAAACATCCGTTTGTAGACTTGACTCGGATAAATTAGGCCACATGTGTAAAGGTGCAGATATTTTTAAAGTTTCTACCATGGAGGATCTACAAGAGAAGAATGATGTTTGCTGCAAGAAAGCTCACGTACCTGCGAAGCTACAACAAGGATTCAAATTTAAAAG TCAGAGACAGAAAGCGTCGTCGTTCGCTGGGAACGAATACGACGCGCAATCTGCGGACGCTGTGAAgcaaaataatttaaaacaaGAGTGCATAAGGTGGATAACTGCAAACAAATATCATCCGCCTGTATTTCCACACGATTACCACGACCAACCGGATATAAATTTGACAGTTTCCGCGTGTAAAATGAATACATCATTGCGTCTGATAGCAATCGATAGTTTGCACTACTATCATTTCGCGGAGGCTCTTGGAATAGACGTTCTGAAACGAAAAGATAAGACTGCTGTCGTCATATTAGACGCCGCT cACGAAAGTCAATATGTCCTGCAGGACGATTTTAATCGATATACACTTATACAACTTATAAATAACTATGCTCAAGGTTTGTTACAAAGGACTCTACGGTCAAGTAACTCGAGGCGTTACGCTCAGAAGTTCAAAAGCAATGTTACTTGCGAAACGAAAGACGCGCAGAGCGTGTGTATACCAGAATTAACAACAGAAAACTTCTTAGACACGATTTTAGATTCAACAAAG GATGTGGTTGTGATGTACCATTCTCCTTATTGTGCATTTTGTAGCGCGATTTCATATACATATTTAACAGTGGCTCATTATCTACGTAAAATGGATCATCTTCTATTCGTCAGGGTTGACGGTGATAACAATGATTTACCGTgggagtataatataaatcgATTCCCATCCATTCTATTTTTTCCTGCCAAAAG aaaagaGGATAGCACGATGTATCCATTTTCTCTGCCAATTACCATTCCTAATCTTGTTAACTTCGTCTTGGCGAATTTGGACGGGGACTCGCATGTCGAAGCTCTTGTAAATATTTGCGAGTCTGGAGCTGGCGAGCAACCAGACACGTGCATTGCTCGAACACGTTGGCTGTGTTTAGATATCATTGAACGATTGCTCCGGGATTATCGAAAGTTTATCAGGCACGTTAACTTACTGGGAAGGAAGAGTGCGAAAAACAAGAGGAAAATCATATTGTCGAAGTTAGCGCATATTAAGGACATACACTTGATGTTAGGCTCCACCAACGATCTCAGAAATGATCAACGTAAAGTGAAACTTATTAGGAAGAAATATAGGAAATATTATAGAAATATTAGGTTACACGAGTTAGATAGTCAAATGAATAGCACTCAAACGGAAAAGGCTATTCCACGGCGAAACATTTCTGGAAGAGAGAGGATTAAAAGCGAATTGTGA